The following is a genomic window from Scylla paramamosain isolate STU-SP2022 chromosome 19, ASM3559412v1, whole genome shotgun sequence.
ctcacctcaccgctTGCACCCAACAGGTAGACACGTGTGGTGGGGCACCATGAATCAGTTCAGCGAGAGTCAGCGGCAGAGAGCTGAGCAGAACCGGCTGAAGGCACTGGAGATCAGGAAACAGAAACTGGCAGCCCTGGGAACCTCTGGGACCCCACCATGCACTCCAGGACCTCCAAAATCCACAGCAACATCACTAAACTTCATTCCATCCCCTCCTAACCCCACATCTAGGACCTCATCCACTTCAGCGGTCCCACAAGGAGGTGTAGGAGCCACAAAATTTTACACTTCATCCAGCTTGTCAGGAGGCAATCACTCAACATTAGGAAGTTCAAAGACACAGCCTACCACACACCCTGGTGACTTGGGAGTGTCTGGGCCGCCTGCCAAGAACCCAAGAATTGAAGTGCCAAAATCcacctccactcttcctcctggtGTACTGAAGAAGAtagaggagaacaagaggaaagcACAGGAGAGACAGGAGGCTCTCAGAAGGGCCAGAGAGCAAGGCAGCAATGTTCCGCAAGTGTTCACTGCTCCGAAAGGCATCACTCAGCCCACCAGTAAACCGTCTTCCAGTACCAGTGATGCCAAGAATGTAAATCCAGTTGGTAAGAAGGGAAAGTCAAGCTGTAGTTTAGTGTCCTGTTTTTTGTAGCAGTGGATGAAGGTTGGAAGTCCAGTTGGTGTTGTTTAAAAGTGTGTCACTTCAAGgataatgatataaaaatataaaaaaacagtataTTGAGATAAAAAACAGTATTATCATTTGgaagtattttattttaagGATAAGGAAGATTAGGAGATACAGAGACAGTCAAGAGATCCACTGATATATACATGTTGCTGaaaattctttctttccccgCAGCATCGAAATTCACCACACATGTCACCGTCAGCTTCGTGTTATCCTCCATCAACACCTTCCGTGCCAGCACCACCATGTACCACGCCGCCACCATCCAGGTCTTCAAAACTATGACTTCCAGGAGCTATGGTGCGTCAACCTGTGTTTTCTCACCACTGCTATACTCTCACTTGTCAGATCTACACTGCACTAAGCTTCATGAacttctaacttaacctaacctaacctaacttaacctaacctaaccattgaaatattacagagataAAGATATTTTTTCACCACAATCCACTCACTTATCAATCTTCAAAGCACTAATATTAGAACACTaatctcttgtcttctcttcatcaCAGATTACAACAAAAAATTATGGACCTTCCAGATTAGCGAGCACAGGAAGTTGGTGGCAGCACTGAGGCCTCTGCATCCTGAAGTGGAGGTGCAGCCCTTGCCTCAGTTTGTCCTGACGGTGAGTGTTCCTTGCCCTGCTCCTACGGCCTTGTGTTTATGGATATGTCTTGTATgagttattgtgtttatgtttaTGCAATGGGTGTCACAGGCCGCGTTGCATAATATTTCAAGGATGTCTCTCTAACTGGTGAACTTGGATATTTAGGCCACTGTAGAGGAAACTGGAGATGCATATTCCATTATCCTACAGTCCATCTTCATGCCGCCAACTAAAGATGAGTGAAAAAAACTATtcatatattaaaaaacactTCTCGATGTATTTAGATGATGTTACGTGTTTTCTTCATGAGTATTAAGTTTATGTGAAGTGCCCAGAACCAGAGTGACATAAGTGACCAAGGGATTGaagttatttttattgcattgtcTCTCCCAACCTTCCCTGCTGTGATGGGAGAGAGTAAGTGGGATTAAAACAGGctatttttaactctctctctctctctctctctctctctctctctctctctctctctctctctctctctccctctctctctctctctcctctctctctcatctctctctctctctctctctctctctctctctctctctctctctctctctctctaacccttctttcctcacttaaaTTATATGTAccaatctttcctcctcctcctcctcctcctcctcctcctcctcctcctcctcctcctcctcctccctcctccctcctcctcctccttggccttGGAGCTGAGCACTGTGGGACTCTATCATTAGGTTTGTTGATTACAAGTATTAGTGAACCCAGCTTCTGTTTACCTCAACACTCACTGGGGCTTGGGGTCGATTTTTTGGGgtttgtggttctctctctctctctctctctctctctctctctctctctctctctctctctctctctctctctctctctctctctctctctctctcggtagtTATAGATACGGTGtttgtttttgcattttctttatttttttcgtggatTTGTTATCTGaatgcatgctctctctctctctctctctctctctctctctctctctctctctctctctctctctctctctctctctcctctctctctctctctctctctctctctctctctctctctctctctctctctctctctctctctctctctctcatgataacTGCTTTCGATCACGTCAAACTAATTCATgtcttaaatgtgtgtgtgtgtgtgtgtgtgtgtgtgtgtgtttagaagtACTACAGCGCAtcgacccacacacacacacacacacacactaagaggtcgtgtgtgtgtgtgtgtgtgtgtgttctcgcgTTTTTGTTCAGCATATTTAAACCAACAGGAACAATTTAACACGAATATATGcactgtgtttctttgtttcctgtGCATAGTTTAGTCGATCGCCATTTAGCAacggggctgagagagagagagagagagagagagagagagagagagagagagagagagagagagagagagaggacgggagTTAGATGAatgaattgatagatagatagataaataaataaatgaagcgaGGGACAGAGATAGTTTAAAGAtaggatagaaagaagaaaagattgatgaatgaataaatagagaataggaagatagacagatagaggaaGCGAAGAGAAATTGgttggtcagtcagtccgtcagtcagtcagtcagtcagtcagtcagtcagtcagttttttGCGTATATTGACAGCCAGGGAGGAGGTCGATAAAGGGGACCGGGTTTAAGAGTAAAGGGAGGGCACGGGAGACGAAGTTATTcagaagaggaatgaataagtaaataacgtgtatgggatgtgtgtgtgtgtgtgtgtttagcaagGCTTGCGTGTGGTAATCAATAAATAGAGTTTGTGcgtatcttattttgttttgattttttcttcgtttctcctattttttttttcttaatttgatTTGTCGACATGTTAGTCAGTctgttctgtctttctttcttttttctttctttcattccattcgtttttgttttccctctattcatttctgcctttcttttcctttattcacttctgcctttcttttctctcattcattaacttattcatttatccattccgttcatcttttcttccttctcatcctccctccctccctcagactCGCCCACCCCTTCCCTgtcctctctctacctccctcccccgtgtctcctcccatctcccgtcccctctttacctccctcccccgtcccctctctctctctctccaactctcTCCAACTCCCTCCACCTACCCACCTACATGCCACCCTGTAACCTTACCTCATCTTGACCCTCTGCAGGCTGTGGAGGCTGCTGCGAAGAAAGTACCAGCTGATTACATTGATCTCTTTGGGTTGGACTCGAGGCTGCTGGACGCCCCTTATGCCCTTCCAGACGGAGGGTGTCAAGTAAGTGATggtctgtctttgttttccgCTGTTTCTCCTTCTGCTACTCCGTCAGCCTGTAAAGTTTctcgtgtttgtgttttgttgagtcatttctttttttacctcgtGATGGCAAtgacctcgtgtgtgtgtgtgtgtgtgtgtgtgtgtgtgtgtgtgtgtgtgtgtgtgtaaaagatgTCCACGTGTGTACGTTTTAATGGCTGCTATTCAcgcggccagagagagagagagagagagagagagagagagagagagagagagagagagagagagagagagagagagagagagagagagagagacaacaaatGTGAAGTAGTAATATATTCATCTCATACACAATAACTGACGTATATAAGAACATTTGGAGGTGAGTTGCAATATTATCAATACATGAATGTTGGCGATGTTCTTCAGAAGATTAGAAGTACGAGTGACAATAAACGAACCGAATCTTCTAAACATTTCCAGGTTATAGTGGAAGGTATCAGAAGCctcaaggtgttttttttttttttttatgattgtgGTAATAGTTTAATAGGAATTGCGTATTTTTAATGTAAATAAGCACCCTTGAGAAGCCGACTGGTGATCGTGATGACAGATTCTGAAactatattttgaaacacgtacatcgcatctccactactttcaaaaggctctagttgaagtgacacgggtttttaattgtgtttttgcccttctagtgacagattaacaagtttcctatgttattaataggagaaacgctcttgagaacctggttaATAATTttttatggcctttgaaaacagtgatgGTGAaattacacggatttttaagggtgtttttgccgttttagtgacaaattaacaagtttCCTAtgttatgaacaggagaaacactcttgagaacccggctggtcatctctgtggcctctgaaaatagtcgtagtgagGATAGTGGGAATAGAGAGGCcggtgtttcaaaatacgagcTTAAATGTTTTGCTGGGGTCGCCGCTCGGGAGTTTGCTGAGGTGACGAGTGTGGGACGCCTGGCACAGGAATTGAATTGATATAGATcggctgaagagagagagagagagagaaaaaaaaagtgctaaaataaatatacaaatgaatagaaaaaaaaatgataataaaacagCGAAACTTTTTTAATTCTGAACCGTATACgtatccatttcttcttttcttaactccccttctcatccttctccttccctattCCCTGAGGTGCGGGAagggggggagtgggggagtaTTGACGGGGGTGAGCGAGTGGGCGGTGCGGGGTGTTGTATCACGCCCTTGGGACCCACACGGCGATAAGAGACGATGATAAAGCTGCCGGTGGGATCAGGAGGGGGTTAGCGAATACTtatatatcttcctttccttctatccctcctccttccccttccgtagcctccttcaatccttccttggcatccttcactccttccttagCCTCCTTCGCTCCCTTTCTTagttcccttcacctcctgtatccttcatctcctcctgacctcctccacccctcagTTTTTCCACCGCCCCCTCCTAAGTCTCCACCTGTTCTCCTTCACTTGCTTagcctcttccacctccttcacccctccttcacccccttcgCTAGAGCAATTATGAGATACGTATCTTTGTAATAAATTATACGAGACACCGGCGTGATACTGATAGGAGACCTTGAGATTCCGTGTCTAGGGCTCAGAGGGGAAGTGTAGCCCCTGTCGGCCCTTCAGGAGGCGTGCTGGGGCGTTGACCTTCACAGGGAGGGTCTGTGGTGCGGTGGGAGCCTGATGGATGTAAGAagtgtagaggagaggagaggatttgTCTGACGGAGGCGCTGACGAAGGAGGAGCGAAGGAGAGTTACTGGAGGTGTTGGCGATGGAGCAAGTTGAGTGATTTTCTGAAGGAGGTGTTGCCGGAGAAGTACTGAATCATAATTTGAGGGGGGtggggaagaatgaagaattgagggaaaaaataaaaactaaaacctGACGAGggcgatgaaggaggagaaactaaagaaaaactaTCCAGAAGACGCTGACGGAGGTGAAACTAAAAAGAATAAGTTTTTTGGCGATAATGCATAAGAAACCACAGAACCACAGCTTGACGGAGGCGATGACGAAGAAGAAACTAGAGAACCACACTCCGAAGAAGGCGCTGACGGAGGGGAACTAGAAATAATCACAGTATTAGTACGGCGGAACTGGAGAAAGCTCAGAATCACAACTTGACGGAGGCGGTGACGGAGGCGGTGACGGAGGCAGTGACGGAGGCTAGGAATCAAGAGGTTCAAGTCTGCTGGTTCGGGCGGAGGAGGACGCAGTAGCCAACGCAGAAGTCCTTCCTGATCTTGCACTCTCTGGAGCTGCGGGAGGAGAGCCATGGATCTGCGGGAGTTTAATAGACGAGGCAATAGAGGCCGCATCAGAACCTCCATCAGAATGCCCTGTTCCTAATCCACTAGGGGACTCcacacctccaccttctccacctcctccaccttccacttCTCCGTTATGTTCCTCCTCCGCGCGGTGGTTCCCGAAGAGGTTGTTTAAGTGAGAGTCGTTCTTCTGGGGTCTGCGTTGCCTTCTGCGTCTAGCCTCCTCGTGCTTGCTGTAGTGAGAGTCAGTGTGCAGCGCGTTTGGCCTCTGGTGTTCCCAGTTGAGGCGGTCCCTGTGTGTTGGTGGCCAGATTAGTTGGGGAAGGTCTGGTGAGGTGAAGTTTATTGGGGGAGAAGGTTTGGTGAGgtcagggaaggggaggtgatgtTAGATTAGGTGACGGGAGGTGAGATGAGGTCAGGTTTGGTCGTGGGGTGAGAGGggtaggtacacacacacacacacacacacacacacacacacacacacacacacacacacacacacacacacacacacacacacacacacacacacacacacacacatccgaaATACGCTAAAAtttatccatctcttccttcctgtctttccctactactactactactactactactactactactactactactactactactactaccactgtccTCACCTGTAGCGGCGTGGCTCAGGTAGAGGCGAGGCTTGTGGCAGTGACGTCTTCCTTCGTCGATGCAAAACCCGCTGGAAGGGCACGAAATTAGCCTTGTCCACATTAGCTGCGCCTCGCACTTCTGCAACCTCCCCCGCAGCATCTCCATTCCTTCTGAAGTTAGCTCGCTTCTCCGGTAGGCTGCCGCTCCTCTCCTTACGCCGGTGGAGAGTCAGACGCCCTAAACTGCTGGTCACGTTGTCCTCTGGTGGTCGTTTGTGTGTGCTGGCGAGGCAGGGGATCAGGAATAGAACATAGGGACTGCTGCAGCTTTGGTAAT
Proteins encoded in this region:
- the LOC135110008 gene encoding uncharacterized protein LOC135110008 encodes the protein MEDRDENGRLRLPREDFIPFQRVLHRSHRGTHKRPPEDNVTSSLGRLTLHRRKERSGSLPEKRANFRRNGDAAGEVAEVRGAANVDKANFVPFQRVLHRRRKTSLPQASPLPEPRRYRDRLNWEHQRPNALHTDSHYSKHEEARRRRQRRPQKNDSHLNNLFGNHRAEEEHNGEVEGGGGGEGGDPWLSSRSSRECKIRKDFCFPSVSAFFGVWFSSFFFVIASVKLWFSPPSDKSSPLLYTSYIHQAPTAPQTLPVKVNAPARLLKGRQGLHFPSEP